A genomic window from Bacillus solimangrovi includes:
- a CDS encoding TetR/AcrR family transcriptional regulator: MEKKFSLRERKKIQTKISVLNAMLDGLSEKTFNEIRVEDICEKVNISKVTFFKYFSMKEDVLDYFVLRWQYERTIEIHQKRFIGLEGIYQVFKSVSEVPNADKIIVSLINYYSKIRNRPRKLELTAYERFTVDPQFENEHPIEILPLDKIFEVYIAESRHILCEDKDKYINQLITLFYGVPFQVHIRMLEKGALSNLYKESLDLLFINKSG; the protein is encoded by the coding sequence CGGTCTTAAATGCAATGTTAGATGGTTTGAGTGAGAAGACCTTCAATGAGATCCGTGTTGAGGATATATGCGAAAAAGTGAATATTTCTAAGGTGACGTTTTTTAAATATTTTTCAATGAAGGAAGATGTGCTTGATTACTTTGTCTTACGATGGCAGTATGAAAGAACTATTGAAATTCATCAAAAGAGATTTATTGGGTTAGAAGGGATTTATCAAGTATTTAAGTCAGTTTCTGAAGTACCAAATGCTGATAAAATAATTGTTTCCTTAATTAACTACTATTCAAAAATCCGAAATAGACCTCGTAAGCTTGAGTTAACAGCATATGAACGTTTTACCGTTGACCCACAATTTGAAAATGAACATCCAATCGAAATACTACCTTTAGATAAAATATTTGAAGTTTATATAGCTGAAAGCCGACACATCTTGTGTGAGGACAAAGATAAATATATTAATCAACTCATTACATTATTTTACGGAGTTCCATTTCAAGTTCATATCAGAATGCTTGAGAAGGGTGCGTTAAGTAATCTTTATAAGGAAAGTTTGGATTTGTTATTTATTAACAAAAGTGGTTAG
- a CDS encoding pentapeptide repeat-containing protein — MTKRFKVDLPKIPSDLKQANFHDIYYKEDPYLSNSMITNASIENEQIDKLELSKVTFKNVRLLGSSFRGIDMTDVVFENCDLSNTDFCEGIIHRVTFKDCKLMGLNFSGATLGNVTFDNCFAKMSDFIDARIKQVIFESTTLQGANYSDCELSKVKFERCDLDDVDFSQTALNGIDISTCTFDRITVDMESLEGCIVSSEQAIGFATLLGLKVKD, encoded by the coding sequence ATGACCAAAAGGTTCAAAGTAGATCTCCCAAAAATCCCATCAGATTTAAAACAGGCAAATTTTCACGATATCTATTATAAAGAAGATCCATATTTATCGAACAGTATGATTACGAACGCATCCATCGAGAATGAACAGATTGATAAATTAGAACTGTCCAAAGTTACATTTAAAAATGTTAGACTGCTAGGTTCTTCTTTTAGAGGAATTGATATGACAGATGTTGTTTTTGAAAACTGTGATCTTTCTAATACTGACTTTTGTGAAGGTATTATACATAGAGTTACTTTTAAAGACTGTAAATTAATGGGTTTGAACTTCTCTGGAGCGACTCTTGGGAATGTCACTTTTGATAATTGCTTTGCAAAGATGAGTGACTTTATAGATGCCCGTATAAAACAAGTGATATTTGAAAGTACAACTCTTCAAGGTGCTAATTATTCGGATTGTGAACTTAGTAAGGTAAAGTTTGAGCGATGTGATCTTGATGATGTTGATTTTTCTCAGACTGCACTTAATGGAATTGATATTAGTACATGTACTTTTGATCGGATTACGGTTGATATGGAAAGTTTAGAAGGGTGCATCGTTTCCTCAGAACAAGCAATTGGATTTGCAACACTTCTTGGGTTAAAAGTTAAAGATTAA